One genomic window of Channa argus isolate prfri chromosome 5, Channa argus male v1.0, whole genome shotgun sequence includes the following:
- the chchd4b gene encoding coiled-coil-helix-coiled-coil-helix domain containing 4b, giving the protein MSSVREEGKDRIIFVTKEDHATPSSAELIEEDPNDPYEERGLILPSGEVNWNCPCLGGMASGPCGTEFKEAFSCFHYSKEEVKGSDCLEQFSAMQECMQRYPELYPQEDEKVQQKQSPETDQTSQDSASAETSGANFTSMTEQDSNTTTPITESSAES; this is encoded by the exons GTAAAGACCGAATCATCTTTGTCACCAAAGAGGATCATGCAACCCCCAGCAGTGCTGAGCTTATAGAGGAAGATCCCAATGACCCCTATGAGGAACGAG GTTTGATCCTTCCAAGTGGGGAGGTCAACTGGAACTGCCCCTGCCTGGGTGGAATGGCCAGTGGTCCCTGTGGGACTGAATTTAAGGAGGCCTTCTCCTGTTTCCATTATAGtaaagaggaagtgaagggCTCTGACTGCCTGGAGCAGTTCAGTGCCATGCAAGAGTGTATGCAGCGTTACCCAGAGCTTTACCCACAAGAAGATGAAAAGGTGCAACAAAAGCAATCACCAGAAACCGACCAGACCTCACAAGACTCTGCATCTGCAGAAACATCAGGTGCAAACTTCACATCTATGACTGAGCAAGACTCTAATACCACAACACCCATCACAGAGAGCTCTGCAGAAAGTTAA